One window from the genome of Streptomyces cadmiisoli encodes:
- a CDS encoding DUF6624 domain-containing protein has product MTTDEPQRPDLARELIARATESATHRAKRVRDQLDAVQLGQGRHTDHVNTKVLRRILADHDWPGHRLVGPDAARAAWSIALHSDDEPDFQRAATTLLGRAVQAGDALVQHWAHLHDRALITSGRDQEYGTQLLLRADGIELCPLRAPESVDTRRATVGLPPIAVALKAVHRRYTAHSSADEAPTVVLAGAA; this is encoded by the coding sequence GTGACAACTGACGAACCGCAGCGGCCCGACCTCGCCCGCGAGCTGATCGCCCGCGCCACGGAATCGGCCACGCACCGGGCCAAGCGCGTGCGCGACCAGCTCGACGCCGTCCAACTCGGACAGGGCCGGCACACCGACCACGTCAACACCAAGGTGCTGCGCCGCATCCTGGCCGACCACGACTGGCCCGGCCACCGCCTCGTCGGCCCCGACGCGGCCCGTGCCGCGTGGAGCATCGCCCTGCACAGCGACGACGAACCCGACTTCCAGCGCGCCGCCACCACCCTGCTGGGGCGTGCGGTCCAGGCCGGCGACGCGCTGGTCCAGCACTGGGCACACCTGCACGACCGCGCCCTCATCACCAGCGGGCGCGACCAGGAGTACGGCACCCAGCTCCTGCTGCGCGCCGACGGCATCGAACTGTGCCCGCTGCGCGCGCCGGAGTCAGTCGACACACGCAGGGCCACCGTGGGTCTGCCGCCGATCGCTGTCGCTCTGAAGGCGGTGCACCGCCGGTACACCGCGCATAGCTCTGCCGATGAAGCCCCGACCGTCGTCCTCGCGGGGGCCGCGTGA
- a CDS encoding FxLD family lanthipeptide yields the protein MTAVQTERPTAPVQSDLATTDETDPFGLDITFIEGTPATETVLMCSTGDTCGSSCPSACTTS from the coding sequence ATGACCGCCGTGCAGACGGAGAGGCCGACCGCCCCCGTGCAGTCGGACCTGGCAACCACCGACGAGACCGACCCGTTCGGGCTCGACATCACCTTCATCGAGGGCACGCCGGCGACCGAGACGGTCCTGATGTGCAGCACGGGCGACACCTGCGGCAGCTCCTGCCCCAGCGCCTGCACCACCTCGTAA
- a CDS encoding ATP-binding cassette domain-containing protein, producing MTSAITQDQPPQPPKKTAPDDEPQEAGVREEEYLYRDESRLQAGSLLTSRTMARRLPSLVWRSVQMAWRVDRGATIGLLVCQIGTGVLAALGLLAVTGTITALIASGDITERLWDAAPQLAVIAAAAGLRALLGIIVVWLTGRLRPVLGRAAELTMIEAALGAELAANNKPGYNDAYDIADRGAQVTPDLVEEAQDVLAATATLAAGATVLTVLHPLLLPLLFLACLPQAAAYVRSARVLYLAGLETSGRRRMLGKLRWHMAYQESSEEMRACLAGPFLIGRYRRLAASVNAAERKAANAGAWMGLAGAVAGGIASTAVWAALLWLLASGRMSLAAGGGAVFALQTATGSVRGIINGGARLVRTGWYVQDWQNFLDNAHGQAMTDSRGTAPVAVPPERFEVRDVTYRYDGAPKDSLSNVSLHVRRGEIVALVGENGSGKTTLSRLLCGLLLPTEGDVAWDHASTADLHPWGSWEHVALVPQKFTYLPLTMRDNITFGQGDTSDAALLAACEASGAAEMLPGLRSGLNTLLTSEWFGGQQLSGGQWQRLVLTRAFHRQAALLVMDEPTAALDARAEHRIFAGLRELAKDRAILLITHRLTNVAVADRIVVLDEGRIVQEGTYAQLTQEPGLFRTLWELQRRMSGDTP from the coding sequence ATGACCTCGGCCATTACGCAGGACCAGCCGCCGCAACCGCCCAAGAAGACCGCGCCGGACGACGAACCGCAGGAGGCCGGTGTTCGAGAGGAGGAATACCTCTACCGCGACGAGTCACGGCTCCAGGCCGGCTCCCTGCTGACCTCCCGCACCATGGCGCGGCGCCTGCCCTCGCTCGTGTGGCGCTCGGTGCAGATGGCCTGGCGCGTGGACCGCGGCGCGACCATCGGACTGCTGGTGTGCCAGATCGGGACGGGTGTCCTCGCGGCCCTCGGCCTCCTGGCCGTCACAGGCACGATCACCGCGCTGATCGCCTCGGGCGACATCACCGAGCGGCTGTGGGACGCCGCCCCGCAGCTGGCCGTGATCGCCGCCGCCGCTGGCCTGCGCGCGCTGCTGGGCATCATCGTCGTCTGGCTGACCGGCCGTCTGCGACCGGTGCTCGGCCGGGCAGCGGAGCTGACGATGATCGAGGCCGCGCTCGGCGCGGAATTGGCCGCCAACAACAAGCCCGGCTACAACGACGCCTACGACATCGCCGACCGCGGCGCCCAGGTCACCCCCGACCTCGTCGAAGAAGCGCAGGACGTCCTCGCGGCCACCGCCACGCTCGCGGCCGGCGCCACCGTCCTGACCGTCCTGCACCCCCTGCTCCTTCCCCTGCTCTTCCTCGCCTGCCTGCCGCAGGCCGCCGCCTACGTCCGCTCCGCCCGCGTGCTCTACCTCGCCGGGCTGGAGACCTCCGGGCGGCGCCGGATGCTGGGCAAGCTGCGCTGGCACATGGCCTATCAGGAGTCCAGTGAGGAGATGCGCGCCTGCCTGGCCGGCCCCTTCCTGATCGGCCGGTACCGGCGGCTGGCCGCCTCGGTCAACGCGGCCGAACGAAAAGCCGCGAACGCCGGTGCCTGGATGGGACTGGCCGGAGCCGTGGCCGGCGGGATCGCCTCGACCGCGGTGTGGGCGGCGCTGCTGTGGCTCCTGGCCTCCGGGCGGATGAGTCTGGCGGCCGGCGGCGGCGCCGTCTTCGCTCTCCAGACCGCCACCGGCTCGGTGCGCGGCATCATCAACGGCGGGGCCCGCCTGGTGCGCACCGGCTGGTACGTGCAGGACTGGCAGAACTTCCTCGACAACGCCCACGGCCAGGCCATGACCGACTCCCGCGGCACCGCGCCCGTGGCCGTGCCCCCGGAGCGTTTCGAGGTCCGCGACGTCACCTACCGCTACGACGGCGCCCCGAAGGACAGCCTGAGCAACGTCTCCCTGCACGTGCGGCGCGGGGAGATCGTGGCGCTGGTCGGGGAGAACGGCTCCGGCAAGACGACCCTCTCGCGCCTGCTGTGCGGGCTGCTGCTGCCCACCGAGGGCGACGTGGCCTGGGACCACGCCTCCACCGCGGACCTGCACCCGTGGGGGTCGTGGGAGCACGTCGCGCTGGTCCCGCAGAAGTTCACGTACCTGCCGCTGACGATGCGCGACAACATCACGTTCGGGCAGGGCGACACCAGCGACGCGGCCCTGCTAGCCGCCTGCGAGGCGTCCGGCGCCGCGGAGATGCTGCCGGGCCTCCGCTCCGGCCTGAACACCCTCCTGACCAGCGAGTGGTTCGGCGGACAGCAGCTCTCCGGCGGGCAGTGGCAGCGCCTGGTCCTCACTCGCGCGTTCCACCGGCAGGCGGCGCTGCTGGTGATGGATGAACCCACGGCCGCCCTCGACGCCCGCGCAGAGCACCGGATCTTCGCCGGCCTGCGCGAACTGGCCAAGGACCGCGCCATCCTGCTGATCACGCACCGCCTCACCAACGTGGCCGTCGCCGACCGGATCGTGGTCCTGGACGAAGGGCGGATCGTCCAGGAGGGCACCTACGCCCAGCTCACCCAGGAGCCAGGTCTCTTCCGGACCCTGTGGGAGCTGCAGCGCCGGATGAGCGGCGACACCCCCTGA
- the fxlM gene encoding methyltransferase, FxLD system — MAFDDENLPIPPDTSWWHASVAFPDPHSDAAQALATALAGRRFHFLRKDAGVRLRTEQPATGLLDQLVADRVITGWTGGIYEPETHAFGGPEGMEVAHDVFCADSPAALAETGTAGARERSVMLLSAMIREAGLDPFEAGDVYARWAALRPPVTPPQGTALEQAVSAMRRLMNADAALRPEPEAGWVERVAEFEDAGRRLRRLAADGRLIRGIRGVIAHHAIFAFNRAGVPAETQAATAWLGRHVAFSAGEGADVSTPKSASEDPSLPRMETTVTPVTDPNQLREALAQRLVDSGHLRSKAAIDAFRTTDRHAFLPGVDLESAYKEDAVPIKHDEHGEMISCISAPSIVATQLEQLGAQPGHKVLEAGAATGYNAALLGKIVFPGGQVWTLDVDQDLVSGASKHLAEAGVDNATAVMADGAAGLPEHAPYDRIIFTVGAGDVPVKILDQLAPGGRLVLPMRIRGSISRSFAFERDGDTWKTVSCEMATFIPLRKGVCDDVYTLVPMAGEGNVRLETFSEQDVDRDALRSVLDQQQTKLYTGVKFRQGSAWEWLYLYLACVLPNGLSRLPGQRPGFTPHFGWGSMAALDGGSLAYLTIREGEDEQGRYWEVGVIGHGEGSADLAERVVSEIRAWDATGGNDAPEPGFRMAVADSRDRLTADDARFLVDKPYSRLVIDWARKG, encoded by the coding sequence ATGGCCTTCGACGACGAGAACCTGCCGATCCCCCCGGACACGTCCTGGTGGCACGCCTCCGTGGCCTTCCCCGACCCGCACTCGGACGCCGCCCAGGCCCTGGCGACCGCGCTGGCCGGGCGCCGCTTCCACTTCCTGCGCAAGGACGCCGGCGTGCGCCTGCGCACCGAACAGCCCGCCACCGGCCTGCTGGACCAGCTCGTCGCCGACCGCGTGATCACCGGCTGGACGGGCGGGATCTACGAGCCGGAGACCCATGCCTTCGGCGGCCCCGAAGGTATGGAGGTCGCGCACGACGTGTTCTGCGCCGACAGTCCGGCCGCGCTCGCCGAGACCGGCACCGCCGGCGCCCGCGAGCGCAGCGTGATGCTGCTGTCCGCCATGATCCGCGAGGCCGGGCTGGACCCGTTCGAAGCCGGAGACGTGTACGCCCGGTGGGCCGCCCTGCGGCCCCCCGTCACCCCACCCCAGGGGACCGCGCTGGAGCAAGCCGTCTCCGCGATGCGGAGGCTGATGAACGCGGACGCGGCTCTGCGCCCGGAGCCGGAAGCGGGCTGGGTCGAGCGCGTCGCCGAGTTCGAGGACGCCGGCCGCCGCCTGCGCCGGCTCGCCGCAGACGGTCGACTGATACGCGGAATCCGGGGCGTCATCGCCCATCACGCGATCTTCGCGTTCAACCGTGCGGGCGTGCCTGCCGAGACGCAGGCCGCCACCGCGTGGCTCGGCCGTCACGTCGCTTTCTCCGCCGGAGAAGGCGCTGACGTGTCTACCCCCAAGTCCGCCTCAGAGGACCCTAGCCTCCCTCGAATGGAGACCACCGTGACACCCGTAACCGACCCCAACCAGCTGCGCGAAGCCCTCGCCCAGCGGCTCGTCGACAGCGGCCACCTGCGCAGCAAGGCGGCCATCGACGCCTTCCGCACCACCGACCGGCACGCCTTCCTGCCCGGCGTCGACCTGGAGAGCGCGTACAAGGAGGACGCCGTCCCGATCAAGCACGACGAGCACGGGGAGATGATCTCCTGCATCTCCGCGCCGTCCATCGTCGCCACCCAGCTCGAACAGCTCGGCGCCCAGCCCGGTCACAAGGTCCTGGAGGCTGGAGCCGCCACCGGCTACAACGCCGCCCTTCTCGGCAAGATCGTCTTCCCCGGCGGGCAGGTGTGGACCCTCGACGTCGACCAGGACCTCGTCTCCGGCGCGAGCAAGCACCTCGCCGAGGCCGGCGTCGACAACGCCACCGCGGTGATGGCCGACGGCGCGGCCGGGCTGCCCGAGCACGCCCCCTACGACCGGATCATCTTCACCGTCGGCGCCGGCGACGTACCCGTGAAGATCCTCGACCAGCTCGCCCCCGGCGGACGCCTGGTCCTGCCGATGCGCATCCGCGGCAGCATCTCCCGATCCTTCGCTTTCGAACGCGACGGCGACACGTGGAAGACCGTCTCCTGCGAGATGGCCACCTTCATCCCGCTGCGCAAGGGCGTCTGCGACGACGTGTACACCCTCGTACCGATGGCAGGCGAGGGCAACGTGCGCCTGGAGACGTTCAGCGAGCAGGACGTCGACCGCGACGCGCTGCGCTCCGTCCTCGACCAGCAGCAGACCAAGCTCTACACCGGGGTGAAGTTCCGGCAGGGCTCAGCCTGGGAGTGGCTGTACCTGTACCTGGCCTGCGTGCTGCCCAACGGCCTGTCCCGACTGCCGGGCCAGCGCCCCGGGTTCACCCCGCACTTCGGGTGGGGCTCCATGGCCGCCCTCGACGGCGGGTCGCTGGCATACCTGACCATCCGGGAGGGCGAGGACGAGCAGGGCCGGTACTGGGAAGTCGGCGTGATCGGCCACGGCGAGGGCAGCGCCGACCTCGCCGAGCGCGTCGTGAGCGAGATCCGCGCCTGGGACGCGACCGGCGGCAACGACGCCCCCGAGCCGGGCTTCCGGATGGCCGTCGCGGACTCGCGAGACCGGCTGACGGCGGACGACGCCCGCTTCCTCGTCGACAAGCCCTACAGCCGACTCGTCATCGACTGGGCGCGCAAGGGCTGA
- a CDS encoding lanthionine synthetase C family protein, with protein sequence MTTTTVPRTQDLSEGALGMALLDIERRDLSTARRHLAQATVRGVSTGSNASLFHGAPALELVLARAHGVGDDVRAAVDRVVDARLAAAHRRQAAGALPHLAEWDLIRGLTGLAALLLSRRPIAPRLPDVLACLVALAHPARGEGRMLPGWWSAVGPDGKEMAGGHGNNGMAHGIAGPLAVLSLALRAGVSVPGQEEAVGTFATWLDRHGAHYWSTAAHLDADQPPEAEPARQSWCYGQPGIARAQQLAALALGDPARRRAAEDTVETILTDPLRLARITDSTLCHGWAGLLMLTRVVAADSPVPARFTPIIQDLYRRLAADWEHLPKPGFMEGRAGAQLALNATDTTGWTRVLLLA encoded by the coding sequence ATGACCACGACGACCGTGCCCCGTACGCAGGACCTGTCCGAGGGCGCCCTGGGGATGGCCCTGCTCGACATCGAGCGCCGGGACCTGTCCACCGCCCGCCGCCACCTCGCCCAGGCCACCGTCCGAGGGGTGAGCACCGGCAGCAACGCCAGCCTCTTCCACGGCGCACCCGCCCTGGAGCTCGTCCTGGCCCGTGCCCACGGGGTCGGCGACGACGTCCGCGCGGCCGTCGACCGCGTCGTGGACGCCCGGCTCGCCGCCGCCCACCGCCGTCAGGCGGCCGGCGCGCTGCCCCACCTCGCCGAATGGGACCTCATCCGCGGCCTGACCGGACTCGCCGCCCTGCTGCTGTCCCGCCGCCCGATCGCGCCCCGGCTGCCCGACGTGCTCGCCTGCCTCGTCGCGCTCGCCCACCCCGCCCGTGGTGAAGGCCGGATGCTGCCCGGGTGGTGGTCGGCGGTCGGCCCGGACGGGAAGGAGATGGCCGGCGGGCACGGCAACAACGGCATGGCCCACGGCATCGCGGGGCCCCTGGCCGTGCTCTCCCTCGCCCTGCGCGCCGGAGTCAGCGTCCCCGGCCAGGAGGAAGCCGTCGGCACGTTCGCGACCTGGCTCGACCGGCACGGTGCCCACTACTGGTCCACCGCAGCACACCTGGACGCCGACCAGCCACCCGAGGCGGAACCGGCCCGCCAGTCCTGGTGCTACGGCCAGCCCGGCATCGCCCGCGCCCAGCAGCTCGCCGCGCTCGCCCTCGGCGACCCCGCACGGCGCCGAGCGGCCGAGGACACCGTCGAGACCATCCTGACCGACCCGCTGCGGCTCGCCCGCATCACCGACTCGACTCTCTGCCACGGCTGGGCCGGGCTGCTGATGCTCACCCGCGTGGTCGCCGCCGACAGCCCCGTACCCGCACGCTTCACCCCGATCATCCAGGACCTGTACCGACGGCTGGCCGCCGACTGGGAGCACCTGCCCAAACCTGGATTCATGGAAGGCCGCGCCGGAGCCCAACTCGCCCTGAACGCCACCGACACCACCGGCTGGACCCGCGTCCTCCTGCTCGCCTGA
- a CDS encoding lantibiotic dehydratase family protein: MTRQRPSLYEGAGQAMLRAAVHTTEPAMPPWPTTTAPVEEWRAWLSTVWSDTGFRRTVSQASPHLADQVQAIIDGRTPKVRRMRRAALATARYAIRYARRSTPYGLFAGVAPLGFAQVTSVRIGDEHQAVARPEPVGLEEMLSAWESDAARMADAEVCVNTLICQRDQHIHVPSEGDAEFHLVLSPALRLVLDLARSPIGYRQLSDKLAAEFPGVSGTARDRLLGDLLRVRLLRSSLRAPATVADPTDVLPPAARAQAAGLRTACDLRLDSDVRLPEQVLTEVETAATVLARLVTHPTGTPTWRRWIEQFSERYGENTAVPVEAVTDPDRGVGFPAGFVTASEPPRPMSRRDRLLLELAGTAAAEGSRTVAVTGAMIEELEAAAGDKPHGLAPHLELAAQVHATSVPALDRGDFRLRVLTVSRSAGSMTGRFWHLFAGAEEAYANLPTVDPEAELAQLSFHAGRVPADLLTRAPQALPRIVSVGEFRRPEPHVLFPRDLSVTVADGRPQLVESATGKPLELLAPTAINFLWNNYTPPMARFLGEISRATSPQVTWFDWGAAWTLPFTPALTYRRTILITARWKIRSRTLPARTAPLQQWADQLHAWRARFRVPERVLLAEDDQQLPLDLTRDVDLDLLRAHLDANPFGIATLHDAPPPDADGWIGGRSHSIVVPLARRS, translated from the coding sequence ATGACACGGCAACGGCCTAGCCTGTACGAGGGCGCGGGGCAGGCCATGCTGCGCGCCGCGGTACACACGACCGAGCCCGCCATGCCGCCCTGGCCGACGACCACGGCGCCCGTGGAAGAGTGGCGCGCGTGGCTGAGCACGGTGTGGTCCGACACCGGCTTCCGCCGGACCGTGTCGCAGGCGAGCCCTCACCTGGCGGACCAGGTGCAGGCCATCATCGACGGCCGCACACCGAAGGTGCGCCGGATGCGCCGGGCGGCGCTGGCCACCGCCCGCTACGCGATCCGCTACGCCCGCCGCTCCACCCCCTACGGCCTGTTCGCCGGCGTCGCCCCGCTCGGCTTCGCCCAGGTCACGTCTGTCCGCATCGGCGACGAGCACCAGGCCGTGGCCCGCCCCGAGCCGGTCGGACTCGAGGAGATGCTCAGCGCCTGGGAGAGCGACGCTGCGCGCATGGCCGACGCCGAGGTCTGCGTCAACACCCTGATCTGTCAGCGCGACCAGCACATCCACGTGCCCTCCGAGGGCGACGCCGAGTTCCACCTCGTCCTCAGCCCCGCGCTGCGTCTCGTACTCGACCTGGCCCGATCGCCGATCGGGTACCGCCAGTTGTCCGACAAGCTGGCCGCGGAGTTCCCCGGCGTGAGCGGCACCGCGCGCGACCGGCTGCTCGGTGATCTGCTGCGGGTGCGGCTGCTGCGCTCCTCGCTGCGCGCGCCCGCCACCGTCGCCGACCCCACCGACGTCTTACCGCCCGCGGCGCGCGCTCAGGCAGCCGGCCTGCGGACCGCGTGCGACCTGCGGCTGGACTCCGACGTGCGGCTGCCCGAGCAGGTGCTGACCGAAGTGGAGACCGCCGCGACCGTCCTGGCCCGCCTGGTCACCCATCCGACCGGGACACCGACCTGGCGGCGGTGGATCGAGCAGTTCTCTGAGCGCTACGGCGAGAACACCGCGGTGCCGGTGGAAGCGGTGACGGACCCTGACCGGGGCGTGGGCTTCCCTGCAGGCTTCGTCACGGCGAGCGAACCGCCCCGGCCGATGTCCCGGCGTGACCGCCTGCTGCTGGAGCTGGCCGGCACCGCCGCCGCCGAAGGCAGCCGCACCGTCGCGGTGACCGGGGCGATGATCGAGGAACTGGAAGCAGCGGCCGGCGACAAGCCCCACGGCCTGGCGCCTCACCTCGAACTGGCCGCACAGGTCCACGCCACCTCTGTTCCGGCCCTGGACCGGGGCGACTTCCGGCTGCGCGTGCTCACTGTCTCCCGCTCGGCCGGCTCGATGACCGGTCGGTTCTGGCACCTGTTCGCCGGCGCCGAGGAGGCGTACGCGAACCTGCCCACCGTCGATCCGGAGGCGGAACTCGCGCAGCTCTCCTTCCACGCCGGACGCGTGCCGGCCGACCTGCTCACCCGCGCGCCCCAGGCCCTGCCCCGGATCGTCAGCGTCGGCGAATTCCGCCGCCCCGAACCGCACGTCCTCTTCCCCCGCGACCTGTCGGTCACCGTCGCCGACGGCCGCCCCCAGCTGGTGGAGTCCGCGACGGGCAAGCCGCTGGAGCTGCTGGCCCCCACCGCCATCAACTTCCTGTGGAACAACTACACCCCGCCGATGGCCCGCTTCCTCGGCGAGATCAGCCGGGCCACCTCCCCGCAGGTGACCTGGTTCGACTGGGGCGCCGCCTGGACCCTGCCCTTCACCCCGGCCCTCACCTACCGGCGCACCATCCTCATCACCGCCCGGTGGAAGATCCGCAGCCGCACGCTGCCTGCCCGCACCGCCCCACTCCAGCAGTGGGCGGACCAACTCCATGCCTGGCGTGCCCGGTTCCGGGTGCCGGAGCGGGTCCTGCTCGCCGAGGACGACCAGCAGCTGCCCCTCGACCTCACCCGCGACGTCGACTTGGACCTCCTGCGCGCGCACCTGGACGCCAACCCCTTCGGCATCGCCACGCTGCACGACGCGCCCCCGCCGGACGCCGACGGGTGGATCGGCGGCCGGTCCCACAGCATCGTCGTCCCCCTGGCCAGGCGCTCATGA
- a CDS encoding DUF6082 family protein, with the protein MKLTTAVLAAGAAVSLTTAVVGAVRLRQDARHQAERNEAVVARNQLDWLAQMSTNADLAKLWAPADMDVEEYMQLLHANQQICTLSLRDRLGFVRDGQLPFYASMLMNSDVCRRYWARFGDLRAQEAEGDERAEHFTKVLNQAAKAHQEVQFVAA; encoded by the coding sequence ATGAAGCTCACCACCGCCGTCCTCGCTGCCGGTGCTGCCGTCTCCCTCACCACCGCCGTGGTCGGAGCCGTCCGGCTCAGGCAGGACGCGCGGCACCAGGCCGAGCGCAACGAGGCGGTCGTCGCCCGCAACCAGCTCGACTGGCTGGCGCAGATGTCCACCAACGCCGACCTCGCCAAGCTCTGGGCGCCCGCGGACATGGACGTCGAGGAGTACATGCAGCTGCTCCATGCCAACCAGCAGATCTGCACCCTCAGCCTGCGCGACCGCCTGGGCTTCGTCCGCGACGGACAACTGCCCTTCTACGCCTCGATGCTCATGAACAGCGACGTCTGCCGGCGCTACTGGGCCCGTTTCGGAGACCTCCGCGCCCAGGAGGCCGAGGGCGACGAACGCGCCGAGCACTTCACCAAGGTCCTGAACCAGGCCGCGAAGGCCCATCAGGAAGTGCAGTTCGTAGCAGCCTGA